A region from the Fundulus heteroclitus isolate FHET01 chromosome 22, MU-UCD_Fhet_4.1, whole genome shotgun sequence genome encodes:
- the actn2b gene encoding alpha-actinin-2b has protein sequence MMTQIETTVHYDNGYEEEYMLQEEEWDRDMLLDPAWEQQQRKTFTAWCNSHLRKAGTQIENIEEDFRNGLKLMLLLEVISGERLPKPDRGKMRFHKIANVNKALEFITSKGVKLVSIGAEEIVDGNVKMTLGMIWTIILRFAIQDISVEETSAKEGLLLWCQRKTAPYRNVNVQNFHVSWKDGLAFCALIHRHRPDLLDFSKLNKDDPLGNLNLAFDIAEKHLDIPKMLDAEDIINTPKPDERAIMTYVSCFYHAFAGAEQAETAANRICKVLGVNQENEKMMEEYERLASELLEWIRRTTPWLENRTPEKTMAEMQRKLEDFRDYRRQHKPPKVQEKCQLEINFNTLQTKLRISNRPAFMPSEGKMVSDIASAWQGLEQAEKGFEEWLLTEIRRLERLDHLAEKFRQKATNHENWASGKELILTQKDYETATLTEVRALLRKHEAFESDLAAHQDRVEQIAAIAQELNELDYHDIASVNQRCQSICDLWDKLGTLTQKRREALERTEKLLETIDQLFLEFAKRSAPFNNWMEGAMEDLQDMFIVHTIEEVQSLIAAHEQFKATMPEADAERQAILGIHNEVQKISQSYGIKANIINPYSTITTEELLNKWEKVKKLVPHRDGSLQEEMARQHAHERLRRQFAAQANLIGPWIQARMEEIGRCSLEIGGTLEDQMTQLKQMEHVIIVYKPNIDKLEGDHQLIQESLIFDNKHTHYTMEHIRVGWELLLTTIARTINEIETQILTRDAKGISQQQMNEFRSSFNHFDRKKNGAMETDDFRACLISMGYDLGEVEFARIMMLVDPNATGIVSFQSFIDFMTRETADTDTAEQVVASFRILAADKPYILVDELRRELPPEQAEYCIMRMPPYKGPGAPPGALDYTAFSTALYGESDL, from the exons ACATTCACAGCATGGTGTAATTCTCACCTGAGGAAGGCTGGGACCCAGATTGAAAACATTGAGGAGGACTTCAGAAATGGATTAAAACTCATGCTGCTCCTGGAAGTCATCTCAG GAGAGAGGTTACCTAAGCCAGACAGAGGGAAGATGCGGTTTCACAAGATTGCTAATGTCAACAAAGCACTGGAATTCATCACAAGTAAAGGGGTCAAATTGGTCTCCATTGGAGCAGAAG AGATCGTGGATGGGAATGTAAAGATGACTCTTGGAATGATCTGGACCATCATTCTCCGCTTTGCTATTCAGGACATATCTGTGGAAG AAACGTCTGCCAAGGAAGGTCTTCTCCTGTGGTGTCAAAGAAAGACCGCCCCCTACAGGAATGTTAATGTCCAAAACTTCCATGTCAG CTGGAAGGACGGCCTGGCTTTCTGCGCCCTGATTCATAGGCACAGACCCGACCTGCTCGACTTCTCTAAGCTCAACAag GACGATCCTCTGGGGAACCTGAACCTGGCTTTTGACATAGCCGAAAAACACCTGGACATTCCTAAAATGCTGGACGCAGAAG ATATCATCAACACCCCCAAGCCCGACGAGAGAGCCATCATGACCTACGTGTCCTGCTTTTACCACGCTTTCGCTGGAGCTGAGCAG GCAGAGACGGCGGCCAACAGGATCTGCAAGGTGCTCGGTGTTAACCAAGAGAATGAGAAAATGATGGAGGAGTATGAAAGACTGGCCAGTGAG CTGCTGGAGTGGATCCGCCGTACCACTCCCTGGCTTGAGAACCGGACCCCGGAAAAAACCATGGCGGAGATGCAACGCAAGCTGGAGGACTTCAGGGACTACAGGCGCCAGCACAAACCCCCGAAGGTTCAGGAGAAGTGCCAGCTGGAGATCAACTTCAACACCCTTCAGACCAAGCTCCGCATCAGCAATCGTCCCGCTTTTATGCCCTCTGAGGGGAAGATGGTTTCT GATATAGCCAGTGCCTGGCAGGGCCTGGAGCAGGCAGAGAAGGGCTTCGAGGAGTGGCTCCTGACAGAAATCCGGAGACTTGAGAGGCTGGACCACCTGGCTGAAAAGTTTCGCCAGAAAGCCACCAACCATGAGAACTGGGCCAGTG GTAAAGAGCTGATCCTCACCCAGAAGGACTACGAGACGGCCACcttgacagaggtcagagcgttGCTTCGAAAACACGAGGCTTTCGAGAGTGATCTGGCCGCCCACCAGGACAGAGTGGAGCAGATTGCTGCCATTGCACAGGAACTGAA TGAGCTGGATTACCATGACATTGCCTCTGTAAACCAACGTTGCCAGAGCATCTGTGATTTGTGGGATAAATTGGGAACTTTGACTCAGAAGAGGAGGGAGGCACTAGAG CGCACAGAGAAGCTGCTGGAAACTATTGACCAGTTGTTCCTGGAGTTTGCCAAAAGGTCGGCTCCTTTCAACAACTGGATGGAAGGAGCCATGGAGGATCTGCAGGACATGTTCATAGTGCACACCATCGAGGAGGTCCAG AGCCTAATTGCTGCTCACGAGCAGTTCAAAGCCACCATGCCTGAGGCAGACGCAGAGAGACAGGCCATTTTAGGAATCCACAATGAGGTGCAAAAAATTTCCCAGAGCTACGGGATTAAGGCAAACATTATCAACCCTTACAGCACCATTACGACGGAGGAGCTTCTCAACAAGTGGGAGAAG GTAAAGAAGCTGGTTCCTCATAGAGATGGATCCCTCCAGGAAGAGATGGCCCGCCAGCATGCCCATGAGAGGCTGAGACGTCAGTTTGCTGCCCAGGCCAATCTGATTGGACCCTGGATTCAGGCCAGGATGGAG GAAATCGGGCGTTGCTCCCTGGAGATTGGAGGCACGCTGGAGGACCAGATGACCCAGCTGAAGCAAATGGAGCATGTGATCATTGTATACAAGCCCAACATCGACAAGCTGGAAGGAGACCACCAGCTAATTCAAGAGTCGCTCATTTTTGACAACAAACACACCCATTACACCATGGAG CACATCCGTGTGGGATGGGAGCTGCTCCTCACCACCATCGCCCGAACCATTAATGAGATTGAGACCCAGATCCTGACTCGGGATGCCAAGGGCATCAGCCAGCAGCAGATGAATGAGTTCAGATCTTCTTTCAATCACTTTGACAGG AAGAAGAACGGAGCAATGGAAACGGATGACTTCAGAGCTTGCCTAATCTCAATGGGCTATGACTTG GGAGAGGTCGAGTTCGCTCGCATAATGATGCTGGTGGATCCAAATGCAACCGGGATTGTCTCCTTCCAGTCTTTCATTGACTTCATGACCAGAGAGACGGCTGATACGGACACCGCCGAGCAGGTGGTGGCATCCTTCCGGATCTTGGCAGCCGATAAG CCCTACATCCTTGTGGACGAGCTCAGGAGAGAGCTTCCTCCTGAACAGGCGGAGTATTGCATCATGAGGATGCCACCTTACAAAGGGCCTGGAGCTCCACCAGGAGCGCTAGACTACACTGCCTTCTCCACCGCCCTCTACGGAGAAAGTGACCTTTAA
- the LOC105927302 gene encoding vegetative cell wall protein gp1, whose amino-acid sequence MASWSFGSQLFLVALFSWSVHALPAQIGWRQSDSEDTRVNPGPRNAKAKSSFPMSKVANSSVVWVIARPKGLDVWPSKQFRPAVSQVANPPKLRPALAQNPEGPAVLWPVETQRELPAPESPVVSWAVDSLKEPSPPQSSGGPVESLLPENPDVHAGLPTVDFLESLLPENPDVHAGLPMVDFLEALPLENPDVPAGLPVADFLESLLPPESTDSPASLPTVDALENLLPPPSIPNGPASSWLVDPAMKLPFPSSPEMPSVPWKVGRPKKFPPPPPAPEASADKWLAQVTKKVPSPPKKQDSGPWVNAPKREPLGHPPKRGAADVTWVVQPPKRTLLHPSPQSPGASWGIHSEALNPLKSDPRLPPAEPEQPYPSIGSLEQGISKGEVEPLPFAYPAFPYRGGELSKSAALYEHGSSAHETEDYGFFPKYPYGGLPMGARLPAPLPYLKRVPPNLFYLFMTGQLPHGTVSHMQTDYEAGGDRASQVGYERFLPPQGPGIPHKTKVSIKQL is encoded by the exons ATGGCTTCCTGGAGTTTTGGAAG cCAGTTGTTCCTGGTTGCTCTATTTAGCTGGAGTGTCCACGCTCTTCCTGCTCAAATTG GCTGGCGACAGTCTGACAGTGAGGATACGAGGGTGAATCCTGGACCTCGAAATGCTAAGGCGAAAAGCTCCTTTCCGATGTCTAAAGTGGCTAACTCTAGTGTCGTATGGGTGATTGCTAGACCCAAAGGTTTAGATGTGTGGCCTTCCAAGCAGTTTCGGCCTGCAGTCTCTCAGGTGGCCAACCCTCCAAAACTGCGTCCTGCTCTGGCTCAGAATCCAGAAGGGCCTGCTGTCTTGTGGCCGGTTGAAACTCAAAGAGAGCTTCCTGCTCCTGAAAGTCCCGTGGTCTCCTGGGCTGTTGATTCTCTGAAAGAACCTTCACCCCCTCAGAGCTCTGGAGGTCCTGTTGAATCTCTTCTTCCTgaaaaccctgatgttcatgcAGGCTTGCCAACGGTTGACTTTCTGGAATCTCTTCTTCCTgaaaaccctgatgttcatgcAGGCTTGCCAATGGTTGACTTTCTGGAAGCTCTTCCTCTTGAAAACCCTGATGTTCCAGCAGGCTTGCCAGTGGCTGACTTTCTGGAATCTCTTCTACCTCCTGAAAGCACTGACTCTCCAGCATCCTTACCCACAGTTGATGCTCTGGAAAATCTTCTACCACCACCTTCAATTCCAAACGGTCCAGCTTCATCCTGGTTGGTTGACCCTGCAATGAAACTCCCTTTtccttccagtccagaaatgcCTTCTGTCCCCTGGAAAGTTGGCCGTCCTAAAAAgtttccccctcctcctcccgctCCAGAAGCGTCTGCAGACAAATGGTTGGCCCAGGTGACGAAAAAGGTTCCATCTCCCCCGAAGAAGCAAGACTCTGGTCCATGGGTAAATGCACCAAAAAGGGAACCGCTAGGTCACCCACCAAAGAGGGGGGCTGCTGATGTCACCTGGGTGGTTCAGCCTCCAAAAAGGACTCTGCTTCACCCGAGTCCACAAAGTCCTGGCGCTTCTTGGGGAATTCACTCAGAAGCTCTAAATCCGCTCAAGTCTGATCCCAGACTTCCACCTGCTGAGCCAGAGCAACCTTACCCCTCAATAGGAAGCCTGGAGCAAGGCATCTCAAAGGGAGAAGTCGAGCCTCTACCCTTTGCTTATCCAGCATTCCCTTACCGTGGGGGAGAGTTGAGCAAATCTGCCGCCCTTTACGAGCACGGCAGCTCCGCACACGAAACTGAAGATTACGGCTTTTTTCCAAAGTACCCTTATGGAGGACTACCAATGGGCGCTAGGCTGCCGGCACCACTGCCATACCTGAAGCGGGTCCCTCCAAACCTGTTTTACTTGTTCATGACTGGGCAGCTGCCCCATGGTACCGTGTCGCACATGCAGACTGACTATGAGGCTGGTGGAGACCGCGCATCTCAAGTTGGCTACGAGCGATTTCTCCCTCCCCAAGGTCCTGGAATCCCCCATAAAACCAAGGTTTCCATAAAACAGTTGTAG